The stretch of DNA GATGCGGGACATGTTCCAGCTGCGCTGCTCGGGAGTGAGCCTGTCCGCCATGCTTCCAGTCTAGGAGCGCCTAGATCTCCCGCTCAGGCTGCTCTCCGAAGTTGAAGTGCCGCCCGCTGACGGAGCTGGGATCGATCTCCACGTAGAAGTCCTTAAGCGTGGGAACCCAGGTCTTCAGCCCGAGCGCCTCAACCTTTTCCAACTCCGCGGAATTGCTCAGCACGCGGGCGCTGCCGCGAAGGACCACGGACCACGCCTGGTCCGAGAGGATGCCGTCCGTTTCGAAGAGCACCTTGGAGTTGATGGTCAGCTGTGCCAGCTTGTTGCCCGGTGCTGTCCTCAGGTAGATCTTCCTGCCTGCCGTGACGTAGTTGACCGGGAAAATGTCAGGTTCGCCCGCAACGGAAACCACCAGCCTGCCGTGCTTGGTGCCCTCCAGGAGTTCCCAGGACTGCTCGTCGGTGAGTTCGAGAACGGGTTGCCCATCTGCGTGTTCAAACATCATGCAGCCATTCTTCTACGGCTTGTAGAAAAGCGCTAGGGGGTGGTAGCTGATTTTTCACGGCTCGCTGGCAGGGTAGGTGGTGACGCCATGACGTGAGCAGGAGGCCCACCAGCCCTGCGGGGTGACCTGGACCTTCAGGCGGCGCGCGCAATGGCCGCAGAACCGCGGCGGTTCCAGGTGCAGCGCCGACGCGCACCGCAGGTGGGCGGACGACGGCGGACGGGTCCCGCCGTCGTCCGCGTCCTTCCTGCGGTGAGGGCGTTCGCCGGGGCTGTCCTCGCGGGCGTTCTCTTCGCGGGGCTCGCCGCAGAGGCCGCAGTACAGGGCCGCAGCATCGGGGGAGGCTCCCGGCGGGATCGTGTTCACAGGGTCTTCTGCAGTTCCCTGATGGGCATGTTGAGGTCCACCAGCAGGCTGAGGTCGGCGGTGGCGGGGCGGCCCAGGGTGGTGAGGTAGTTGCCCACGATGACGGCGTTGATGCCGCCCAGAAGCCCTTCGCGGGTGCCCAGGTCACCCAGCGTGAGCTCGCGTCCGCCGGCGTAACGCAGGACCGTTCGAGGCATGGCGAGCCGGAAGGCAGCGATGGCCCGGAGGGCATCCTTGCCGTCCATGAGGCCCTGGTTTTCGAGCGGCGTCCCCGGCCTGGGGTTGAGGAAGTTCAGCGGCACTTCGTGCGGCTCCAGTGCAGCCAGCTGGGCGGCGAGCTCCGCCCGCTGGTGGAGTGACTCGCCCATTCCGAGGAGTGCGCCGCAGCACAGTTCCATGCCGGCAGCCTTCACCATGGCGCAGGTCTCGAGCCGCTCCTCATAGGTGTGGGTGGTGACCACCTGCGGGAAGAAGCTGCGGGCGGTCTCGAGATTGTGGTTGTAGCGGTGGACGCCCCAGCCGGCGAGCTGGTCCACCTGCTGCTGGGTGAGCATGCCCAGGGAACACGCGATGTTGATGTCCACCTCCTCGTTGATGCGGCCGATGGCGAACTTGACCTGGTTCATCAGCTTGATGTCCGGGCCGCGTACGGCGGCCACAATGCAGAACTCCGTAGCGCCGGTGGCCGCAGTTTCCTTGGCGGCTTTGACCAGTTCCGGAATATCGAGCCAAACGCCGCGGACGGGGCTGTCAAAGAGCCCGGACTGGCTGCAAAAGTGGCAGTCTTCCGGGCAGCCGCCGGTCTTGATGGAAACGATGCCCTCAACCTCCACGTCCTCGCCGCAATGCCGGAGCCGGACCTGGTGCGCCAGCTCCAAGGCCTGGGGAAGCGCCTCGTCCGGAAGTTGGAGGACCTCCACCAGCTGGTCTTCGGTGAGGCCGATGCCCTGCTCGAGTACCTGGGTGCGGGCTGTTTCCAGGATGGGCCAGGTGTGAACGGTAGGGGTCATGGGTGGTCCTTTGTCTCGCGGAACGTACCTTTCCGACGCTAGTTCCAGAGGTGGCGGCCGTTTTTGTGGGGTGGCCACAAGCAGCCTGCCCGACCATTGTTGACTGGAGCAGTCAAGGCTTTACACCACGGAAACAGGACCGTGATCGGACTGTCTTTTCGGCTGGATAGCGTCTCCCGCAGACCTCGAACTCCAAACGAAAGCGACGCACGCCCATGAGCCACGACTCAGAAACCACGCAACTGCTGGAGCCCGCCGCACCGCCCGGCGCCGGCGTCGTCGGCGGTTCCCCGGCGACTCCAACCGCGGGAAACGCGGCCGCGCTGAACGCCACCAAGGAGAGCCTGGAGGACTACACGCTGCGGTTCGCCCCGCGCTCCTACCGCAAATGGAGCGCAGGGGTGGTGGCCACCAGCGCCCTGGGCGGCATCGCCTACCTGGCGGACTTCTCCATCGGCGCGAACATCGGAATTTCGTACGGCACGGTGAACGCGATCTTCGGCATCCTGGTGGCCGCCGTGATCATCTTCGCCACCGGCTTTCCGCTGGCCTATTACGCGGCCCGCTACAACATCGACCTGGACCTGATCACCCGCGGCTCCGGCTTCGGCTACTACGGATCCGTGGTCACCAACGTCATCTTTGCCACCTTCACGTTCATCTTCTTCGCGCTGGAGGGCTCCATCATGGCCCAGGGCCTGGAGCTGGGCCTGGGGATCCCGCAGTGGCTGGGATACGCGGCCTCCACGGTGATCATCATCCCGCTGGTGATCTACGGGATGAACACCCTGGCCAAGCTGCAGGTGTGGACCACCCCGCTATGGCTGCTCCTGATGGTAGTTCCCGTGGGGTACCTGCTGATTTCGCACCCGGAAAGCATCGAGAGCTTCTTTGCGTACACGGGGGAGTCCGGCGACGGCGGGCCGAACCTTGCCTCCGTGATGCTCGCGGCCGGCGTGTGCCTGTCCCTCATGGCGCAGATTGCCGAACAGATTGA from Pseudarthrobacter chlorophenolicus A6 encodes:
- a CDS encoding pyridoxamine 5'-phosphate oxidase family protein, which gives rise to MMFEHADGQPVLELTDEQSWELLEGTKHGRLVVSVAGEPDIFPVNYVTAGRKIYLRTAPGNKLAQLTINSKVLFETDGILSDQAWSVVLRGSARVLSNSAELEKVEALGLKTWVPTLKDFYVEIDPSSVSGRHFNFGEQPEREI
- the bsaP gene encoding biotin synthase auxiliary protein BsaP, coding for MNTIPPGASPDAAALYCGLCGEPREENAREDSPGERPHRRKDADDGGTRPPSSAHLRCASALHLEPPRFCGHCARRLKVQVTPQGWWASCSRHGVTTYPASEP
- the bioB gene encoding biotin synthase BioB; protein product: MTPTVHTWPILETARTQVLEQGIGLTEDQLVEVLQLPDEALPQALELAHQVRLRHCGEDVEVEGIVSIKTGGCPEDCHFCSQSGLFDSPVRGVWLDIPELVKAAKETAATGATEFCIVAAVRGPDIKLMNQVKFAIGRINEEVDINIACSLGMLTQQQVDQLAGWGVHRYNHNLETARSFFPQVVTTHTYEERLETCAMVKAAGMELCCGALLGMGESLHQRAELAAQLAALEPHEVPLNFLNPRPGTPLENQGLMDGKDALRAIAAFRLAMPRTVLRYAGGRELTLGDLGTREGLLGGINAVIVGNYLTTLGRPATADLSLLVDLNMPIRELQKTL